In the Vibrio sp. FE10 genome, TTAAGCGATCGGCTCTTCACGTACCATTCATCCAGCTAATAAATTGAATCCATATAAGCATTAATCACGTCATCACTGGGTTCTCTTTAAGATGAATAAATCGCTTTCACTGCTGCTAACCACCACAGCTTTGATTTCAAAATCGTCTTCTACTGACGGTTAAAAACCAGAATCCAATTTAATAAGCAGCCTACTGAATGCGTGAGTTCGGTTGGCATCGTTCGCCCAAAATATCCGTTTGCCGAGTTTAATATGATGACAAGTTATCAACCTTTCGAGTATCTCCAGTGTCCTATTTGGATATATGACATTGATAACAAGAGAATAACTTGGGCAAACAGCAGCGCCCTGCCTCTCTGGGAATCTGAATCTCTGTTTGAGCTGACATCGCGTGACTTTAGTGTAGAAATGTCAAAGGCGATAGAAGCCACACTTGAAGAGTACCAAAGGCAATTTCAGCGAAACCAAAGCATCAAAACATGGTGGAACTTCACGCCCAAGTACATTGCTAAGCGGGCACTGTGTTTGTTTTCTGGGATCCCATTGCCAGACGGCCGAACTGGAATGCTGGTGCAAGTCATCGCAGAAGAAGGTAGCCTAAAGCACGACCTCGCTTGTTCTGATGGCTCTAACCTATCCCTTCTGTTTGATAGATCGGGAGCGGTAGTGAGTGCTAACTCTGCATTTTCCCAAAACTATGGTTCGCCGTTTACCACCCTTTCCGATTTCGTTTCAAGTGAAGAAATAGCCGCCCAATGGTTGTTTTCAGCACGTAAAGGCCAAGAGATTTTAGAAGAAGTCAGCTGCCATATTGGTGATAAAGCCCACCACTTTGATGTGCAGGGAAAATGGCTATTTGATAAGAGTGAGCTGCTGTTAAACCTGACTTGCACAACCAAACAGAAAGAGAAGCTGATAAAGGCCAGATACAACGCGGAACACGACTGCCTAACTGAGCTTTACAATCGCCGTGGCATCACCAACCTTCTGGAAACCAGCATCGCCTATCGCTCACCTTTTGAATTGATGTTCGTTGACCTTGATGGCTTCAAACTGGTGAATGACACCTATGGCCACAGTGTCGGTGACCAACTGCTCAAACAAGTGGGTGAACGCCTGAAACAGCTCGTTGATGAAACCTGTATGATCGGCCGATTTGGTGGCGACGAATTCATTGTGATTGCCCACACCTGCCGAAACCACAACATCCCGCTGCTATGCTCGCGTATTATTGATGCACTGAATAGAAGCTTCCATATCCGTGGCATTGGCACACTTTCTGTTGGATGTAGCATTGGTACGGCGCATTTCCCTGATAACGCAGTGGACCAAGAGTCATTACTTAAGCAAGCAGGTATGGCAATGCACATTGCTAAAGCCAATGGTCGAAACCGCTTCCAGACTTTCACGCCGAACTTAGCGCAGATCCTTCATAGGAAAGTAGAAATCCGCCATCGATTGACTCAAGCCTTGGAAAACGACGACCTTAATCTGCATTATCAGCCGATCATGAACATCAACCACGGTAAGGTGAAAGGGTTTGAAGCACTGCTGCGTTGGTCAGACAAAGAGCTCGGTAATATTGGCCCTGATGAATTCATCACTCTGGCGGAAGAAACCGGCCAGATCGTCCCGCTAGGAAAGTGGGTGCTCAATTCTGCCCTTAAGCAGCTATCGATATGGCATCGAGAGTTTGATAGTGAACTGATGATGAGCATTAATATCTCGAGTATTCAGATGCACGCGACCTTTGCTGAACAACTGTCGGCCATGCTTAACTTCTACAATATCCACCCTCAAAGCATCGCCCTTGAAATCACCGAATCCTCAATGATTTTCAAACACGGTGAAGTTAGGCAGGCACTGAACGATATATCCAAACTGGGTGTTGAGCTTCACCTTGACGATTTCGGCACTGGTTATTCCTCTCTATCCATGTTGCACGACCTACCAATTAGCACGGTTAAACTCGATAAAAGCTTTGTCCACGGTTCGCACAAAGGAAGTAAAGCGATTGTCCAGGCGACCCATGCTATCTGTGACAAATTGGGGTTAAAGGTAGTGGCTGAAGGCGTCGAGACCGAAACCCAAAAAGACTTCTTAATCGACTGTGGATACCAGTATCTTCAAGGATTTTTGTTCAGTAAGCCGATTCCCTCAAATGAAGTCGAGATTCAATTTTTGTCCGCTTGATCAATCGGCAACTAAAGATTTATTTATCAATAAGTTAGGATGTCGATTATTTAGTAAGCAAGGTAGCGGTTTCTTTGTTAACGCTTACGTAGGCTTACATTGCACCAATCAAGAGAAAGCCAATCTTAACCCATTGTTTATTAACAACTTAAACATAAATAACAGTTCATATAGAGGTATGCGCTTATACCTACTCATTGTAATGACTTTGGCATTTCGATTACTCTCCAAAAGTACCGTACTCAGATTCAATAATTGGTAAATATGAGCAGACAAAACGGCTTCACTCTCTTAGAACTTATCGTCGCTTTATTAATCTTAGCGGTGGTTTCTGCCGCGGCCATGGTCAAGTTTTTAGACATCCAAGGAAGTGCTCGAGCGAGTAAAATACACGACGTGGCCGGCAACCTACGCACAGGCATCGATATGATCTACGCTAAATCTGCAATCGGTGGTGTCGAAGGGCAATGTAACTACGTTGAGAAAACCGAGGTTGAAACCTATTACGTTTGTCATGGTTACCCAATCGCTTATGTCGATTCCTTAAGGCGCTTACTTAACATTGATGAAACTGAACTTCACGTCATCAACAAGGAAGTCATACCTGACAGCAATGCAGAGCGAGTCGCCGCTATCTCTTTTGACACTGACAACTACACCTATTTACCTGAAGGTGATTTTTGTCAGGTGCTGTATCAGCCAGAAAAAGAACCACAAATCGTCGTCCTTGATGGCGCATGTTAATCGACATTCACCGCTTGCCACCTACACATAAAACCGTACTTTCGTCTTCAGGTTCGAGTTAGTTTTATTCACTTTATGTCAGTTCTTGTTTAGCTCATTCTTGATTGTGTCGCGACTCATATTTGAGCCTCGTTATTTCGTACACTTTTTCCATCCTTACAAAATGAGAAAGAGAATCATGAACAAGAACACCTTCGTTTTACCAGCTATCGTCATTTCAACGGTATGTATGTCATTGTCTGCATTTGCAAATAGCCGTGACAACTCTATCGAAGCTGGTGTGACTTTCATCGGAAATCAAGAACTGGCAAGCTTCGGCTACAGTAAAGAGTTATCGAACAACATCGTTGTCGGTGGCGGTTTCTCATTAGGTACGGAAGCAGTAGATTTAAATGAGCCAAACTCACAAGATGCATGGGGCTTATACTCCAACATCGGCTATAAGTTTGAAATCGCCGAGTTCGATATCATCCCCAAGATCGGTATTAACTATTTGAATGCAGATGTGGAGTTTGACAATGCTTCATCTAACGACCTCAATATCGATAACGTCTATGGGTCAATAGGTACAACCGTAAACTGGCGCATGATAGGCCTAACGTTGGATTACGGTAAGATCAATGATTCAGCAATGGTGCCAGATGGTTCAGGTGGCACAAAACCATTTGAAGAAGATGTAGTGCGTGTTACCGCAAGCTTCAATTTCTAGCTTTAGCTTTCAATTGCTAAAACCTTAGTTTTCTATTTCTTACCAAAAGAAAGCTGTAGAAAGAGAAAGTATCGAGAGCTCCTATTAGTCAGCCTAATTAGGGGCTTTTTTTAACCCTGTACATAAAGCGAGACCGATTCACTTAGAACTATGTTTGATTGTGCATGTAAATTAATCAAAAGCCACTTTTTCTTTCTGGTTATAACTCATTCAAAAAGAATGTTTATTGAATCAAATTGTTAATATAGTAAGATTTCACCAGTGACATGGGCATTATGCGAACTCCACTCATATCAAATTGAAATATTCTTCAACAAAATAGAGCACAAACACTAACCAAAAGCAGCTTATTCATGGAATCAACATCACAGTTCAACCGACCTAACGCTTTGCGTTTCACCCTTCTTAGTTAAAATAAACAAACAAGATTTTAATATCATTACATTAATTGATAAACCCTATTCATAAACCCCGACAAAACCACTACTGATATTACCATCAATTAAGAATTGCATTAAATAACGAAATATAACGCCTTAATTAAATGATATTAATATTACCTATTTCTTTGTAATTAAGTTTTATCCTGAAAAAATCTGATAAATCAGACCCATCAATAACCACCACAAATACCATGCGTAACTACATTAGCAATCACTAAAGTTATAGTTAAAACTGCTGATATAGAGGCTTACAAATGGATAAATACCAAAACAAATGGATAAATCCCCCTTGTCTCTTGTAAAACATCGGCTTTCATTTATAAATTCAAGTTTTGGGTGAACATCTCTATAACCTTTCATTACAGCCCGAATTCTGCGATTAGTATCAACATCTTAAGAGGAAATGGTGACATTTTAGTTATGTTATTTAGAACGGACTCTTGGGTTGAATGACAATCCCAGCCATCACATATCAATCACACAAATATAATAACTATCGCTTAGGAGTTGAGCCATGCACTGTTCTTTCAACATAAATAACAATAATGAGAGCTTGCAACTAATTTATAATGAAGAAAAGATATATATCAAAAGGGACAGTAATAAAATATCAGAAGAAACCCTTAATAGTAAAGAGAGTTTTGTTCTAAAATTTTTATTAGAACATTCATCAATATCAAACCCTCAATCGGCTAGAGATGTTGAAGAGTCATTTAAATTACATTTTGATGAGGAGTTCAGCTTGTATGCATTAAAAAACATTATCGCGTCGATAAGAAAGAAATATCGTAACCTATGTAAAAAGGCCAACGTAAATAATAAAAATGAACTGATATCGAATCTCTATAAAGTCGGTTACTTCATCGACCTTGATAAAAGTTCTACCAATCGAATTGCACCGAAGTACAACATCAACCAATTCAAACCTAGCCACAAAGACGTGTTAAAGCTGATGTTCAACGCTTACCAAAAAGAGTTGATAAGAGCCTTGATACTTGTGTTCACTGTTTCGTCAATTATCTTATTCGTTGTCTACTTTTTCCAAATCCTTTATACGACGAAAATCGCCGATGAATACAGTCAAAACACCAAAGAAATTGCTGAAGAAGTCATGAGTTACGGCTGCAACAACGAAGGCACAGTGCATGCGTTAAGGCACTCACTCAATTTGGATTCTGTAGTGATGACGACGCCTTTGGGTTCATGTTATGTATCCAAAACACGTTCGAAGATGGTAGAACTCGATCAGATTGATGGCTTTTACGATAGCGCTGATTTTGCTTACTCACGATTTACCGACCTTGAGCATGACATTGACCTTACTGTGCGGATCTCCAAAGGTTCAATTGAAGCTCGGTACCGAAATTCGTTACTGCCTTTGTTAGTTGACTCTGTCTCTATCCAAAAGAACGGTTACTACATTCTAAACCTTGGGGAAAATAGTACATCTATCTATCAAGCCCCACTCCCAAGCGGTGCGTCCATCACCTTCTACAGCAACGACATTGTCGCGTTGTGGGTTACGTTGGCAATGCTATTAGCCACTCTGCTCTATCACTCTTATATTTTAGGTTTTGTGGTCTATATACTTCGCTGGAAAAACATATCTTTTGAAGAAGAGCCCATCATCAATACAGAAGATAATAGCGTCCTGTATTACGAGCTGTTATCTAGAGTTCGGAATGTCGGTGTGTTGGACTTTATCAACACCATGAGACGCATCAACCTACTGACTTTCCATACGATTTTACTGATTGAAACCGTCAAGAATGCTAAAGCCAATAACAGCCACGAGATTTATGGCGTGAATGTTTGCCCAAGTGCATTGGTGGGAACGAATTTCGAGAAAATTAGACATCACTTAACCGCAATGGAAGCCAATGAGTTTGTAGTAGAGATAACCGAATACTCAAATATCGGTTATGGATGTGAAGTGATCGATAACATCAGAGACATTAAAAAGCTGGGGATTACTATCGCGCTGGATGACTTTGGAACCGGAAACAATAACATCGAAATAATCAGTATCATTTCCCCGACGTATCTCAAACTGGACCGTTGTTTTGTCAAAGACATCGAGTCAGGGGAACATCACCAAGCCGTGCTGCTCAACATCTCTGAAATTGGCCGCTTGTCCAACATTACAATGATTTACGAAGGCGTAGAGACTCGCAGGCAGCAATATATCTTGTGCCAACTAGGCTACAACCTGCATCAAGGTTACTTGTACAGCCGACCCAGTAACTCAGAGGAATAAAAGCCTCTCACCTTATTTGAAATATAGATAAGCAATGGTTTCCTATTCAAATAGCTACCTTTAATACAACTGCTGAAAGCTGACAGGGAAGTCGGCTTAAAGCCCCCCTTCCTGCTAAACATTTTTCATTTAGGCATAAAAACATTCTATCTATTTCTATAAAACCCTTGCCAATTCGAATAAAAAGGTTAGTGTTATACACATGTATATCACCATGCAGTTTTGATTATGACCGAATGGAAAGACGACCAACCGATCTTCAGGCAGCTTGCTGCGAAGATCAGTGACCAAATTCTTCAAGGTGTTTGGTTAGAGCAACAAGCATTGCCCTCTGTGCGTGCTGTCGCTGCCGATCTCAAGATCAACCACCTGACTGTCATGAAAAGCTATCAGTTACTGGTTGATGAAGGCCTAGTAGAGAAAAAACGCGGCCAAGGCATGTATGTCGCGGAAGGTGCACTTCAAAAATTAAAAGAGTCGGCACACCAAACTTTCATTAATACACAGATCCCAGCCATCGCTGAGACGCTAGGCATCATTGATATGAGTGTCGAAGAACTCGTGAAACAGCTAGAACAACATATAAAGGACAAGTCATGAGTACTTTACTTTCAGTGAAAAACGTAACCAAAACCTATTCAAACCAAGTGGGTGTTGAGAACATCAGCTTTGAGTTAAAGCCGGGCCAAGTGCTTGGGCTGCTTGGCCACAATGGCGCGGGTAAATCGACACTGATAAAATCACTGCTTGGTGGACACAACTATCAAGGTGAGATTGAGGTGAATGGTTACCACCCTATCCACCAGCACGCAGAGCTCATGCAGCACTTATCGTACATTTCAGATGTGAACGTGTTACCTGAGTGGATGACGGTTAAACAACTGCTTCGCTATACCCAAGGCGTGCACCCAAGCTTCAATAAGCAAAAAGCCGAACAAACGTTAAGCAGCACTAACATCAAACTCTCTTCAACGATCAAGCAACTTTCTAAAGGGATGAAAGTACAACTTCATCTTGCGATCATCATCGCTACCGACACTCAAGTGTTGATCTTAGATGAGCCAACGCTAGGCCTAGATCTACTCTACCGCGATACTTTTTATCGCCATCTTCTAGAGTGGTTCCATGACGGCGAACGCGCGATGATCATCGCTAGCCATGAGGTTTCAGAGATTGAACATCTATTGACGGACGTGTTGATTCTGAAACAAGGTCACTGTGTGTTGCAAAAGAGCATGGAAGACATCGAGAGCGACTATTTCATTATCGAAGTCGCAAACAACCACTCGAGCGAGATTCAGAAGCTCAACCCACTGACCTCACAGCCTGGGCTAGGAACCACTAAATGGTTACTGGAAGGCCAATATAGAACGCAAGTTGAATCATTGGGTAACATCTACAACGTGGGTCTCGCAGACCTATTCCTTGCAACACAGACGGAGAAGGCATAATGCATCCAAGTTTTTACATGCTAGAAAAAGAACTTATCGAGCACAAAATTAACACTCGATTGCCTCTGTTTGTCGGGTTGTGTGGTTTCTTGCTCTTCGTTAGCTTGTTCTTTAGCGGTCAGGCGCAACACGACTTTTTCTTCCAAATGGAAGTCAACGGCGACGTGAGTGACATCCACAGAGAGTTCGCACAAGATCTAAACTCAGTGATCTACTTTGGCGCAGGCTTGATTTCACTGCTGCTTTCGACGCTTTATATCCCTAAAACGCTGCGTAAAGAGCGCCAAGAAGGCAGCTCAATGTTTTGGAGAAGTATGCCAGTATCGAATGCCATGACTCACGGTGTGAAGCTAGGTTTCGGTTTAGTGGTTATCCCCGCTATCTGCGCACTGTTGGTTCTATTCGCTGATTCTCTGTTTTGGATTCTGAACATTTCAAGCGAACAACAATTAGCACTGATAGTAGAACAACAATCGCTATTTTAT is a window encoding:
- a CDS encoding putative bifunctional diguanylate cyclase/phosphodiesterase, translating into MSSVGIVRPKYPFAEFNMMTSYQPFEYLQCPIWIYDIDNKRITWANSSALPLWESESLFELTSRDFSVEMSKAIEATLEEYQRQFQRNQSIKTWWNFTPKYIAKRALCLFSGIPLPDGRTGMLVQVIAEEGSLKHDLACSDGSNLSLLFDRSGAVVSANSAFSQNYGSPFTTLSDFVSSEEIAAQWLFSARKGQEILEEVSCHIGDKAHHFDVQGKWLFDKSELLLNLTCTTKQKEKLIKARYNAEHDCLTELYNRRGITNLLETSIAYRSPFELMFVDLDGFKLVNDTYGHSVGDQLLKQVGERLKQLVDETCMIGRFGGDEFIVIAHTCRNHNIPLLCSRIIDALNRSFHIRGIGTLSVGCSIGTAHFPDNAVDQESLLKQAGMAMHIAKANGRNRFQTFTPNLAQILHRKVEIRHRLTQALENDDLNLHYQPIMNINHGKVKGFEALLRWSDKELGNIGPDEFITLAEETGQIVPLGKWVLNSALKQLSIWHREFDSELMMSINISSIQMHATFAEQLSAMLNFYNIHPQSIALEITESSMIFKHGEVRQALNDISKLGVELHLDDFGTGYSSLSMLHDLPISTVKLDKSFVHGSHKGSKAIVQATHAICDKLGLKVVAEGVETETQKDFLIDCGYQYLQGFLFSKPIPSNEVEIQFLSA
- a CDS encoding type II secretion system protein, with product MSRQNGFTLLELIVALLILAVVSAAAMVKFLDIQGSARASKIHDVAGNLRTGIDMIYAKSAIGGVEGQCNYVEKTEVETYYVCHGYPIAYVDSLRRLLNIDETELHVINKEVIPDSNAERVAAISFDTDNYTYLPEGDFCQVLYQPEKEPQIVVLDGAC
- a CDS encoding EAL domain-containing protein, encoding MHCSFNINNNNESLQLIYNEEKIYIKRDSNKISEETLNSKESFVLKFLLEHSSISNPQSARDVEESFKLHFDEEFSLYALKNIIASIRKKYRNLCKKANVNNKNELISNLYKVGYFIDLDKSSTNRIAPKYNINQFKPSHKDVLKLMFNAYQKELIRALILVFTVSSIILFVVYFFQILYTTKIADEYSQNTKEIAEEVMSYGCNNEGTVHALRHSLNLDSVVMTTPLGSCYVSKTRSKMVELDQIDGFYDSADFAYSRFTDLEHDIDLTVRISKGSIEARYRNSLLPLLVDSVSIQKNGYYILNLGENSTSIYQAPLPSGASITFYSNDIVALWVTLAMLLATLLYHSYILGFVVYILRWKNISFEEEPIINTEDNSVLYYELLSRVRNVGVLDFINTMRRINLLTFHTILLIETVKNAKANNSHEIYGVNVCPSALVGTNFEKIRHHLTAMEANEFVVEITEYSNIGYGCEVIDNIRDIKKLGITIALDDFGTGNNNIEIISIISPTYLKLDRCFVKDIESGEHHQAVLLNISEIGRLSNITMIYEGVETRRQQYILCQLGYNLHQGYLYSRPSNSEE
- a CDS encoding GntR family transcriptional regulator gives rise to the protein MTEWKDDQPIFRQLAAKISDQILQGVWLEQQALPSVRAVAADLKINHLTVMKSYQLLVDEGLVEKKRGQGMYVAEGALQKLKESAHQTFINTQIPAIAETLGIIDMSVEELVKQLEQHIKDKS
- a CDS encoding ABC transporter ATP-binding protein, whose amino-acid sequence is MSTLLSVKNVTKTYSNQVGVENISFELKPGQVLGLLGHNGAGKSTLIKSLLGGHNYQGEIEVNGYHPIHQHAELMQHLSYISDVNVLPEWMTVKQLLRYTQGVHPSFNKQKAEQTLSSTNIKLSSTIKQLSKGMKVQLHLAIIIATDTQVLILDEPTLGLDLLYRDTFYRHLLEWFHDGERAMIIASHEVSEIEHLLTDVLILKQGHCVLQKSMEDIESDYFIIEVANNHSSEIQKLNPLTSQPGLGTTKWLLEGQYRTQVESLGNIYNVGLADLFLATQTEKA